The DNA region TACTCATAATAATCAGCACCTCCAAGCCTCAATCACGGCCATTCGTGGAGGTGAAAACCTAACTCTACAAGCTGTTTCAGCAGCGCTAACAAGTGTACAGTTGGCTGTTTAAACCATGCGAACTGTTTCATGTCACTGACTTCTACACAACCACCCAACCAACCACACCTAAACCTGCAACAGTGGAACTAAAACCTGTCCAGTGCTACAGTGATATAAAACATCAAGCCTGAGTACAAATAAGTAAAATACAGGTTTACAATTTGAAATTCGCTAAATGCATAAACTACTTAACTATTAGTGCTACCTGGTCACACATTAAAGCTTCTTTGAATCATGGCCTGTTTTTAAATTGCAATAATAGCTTTGACAAATACAAATGTATATGCACTTTATAGATATGTTACAGTATGCAGTAATATATTTAGTTATTGTACGATGTGCTCTGGGATTCTGCTCAGTATTAGTAATTAAAAGGTAAATAATAAAGATGTGCAATCATTGCACAGCCCATGACCCTGTCTAAATGCTTCTGCTACCTTAGAAAAACACAATATGTAGTGTGTTGTGCATTTTGTGTCTGAACCAACCTTAACCTACCACTGAATGAGCAGTAATTACAAATATTCTCACATTTTGGGCCCAGGAACTCAAAGTTGACACATTTAGACCTTGTGTCACTTCTAACTTTCTCATCATATACATACTTTGATATCACGGCTATAATGAAAGTTATACTTTGAAAAATTGACACAGGTGGATTAAAGTcgagcagaggaacaagcagtgACAGAACGAGTTGTCCCAGCATAATGTGCATCTCGACTGGGACTTTGATTAATACAGATTTTGTCTCTGTTACAGACACAGGGAGGTGAATTCTACAGAGCATccacaaagcagcagcggccTCGTGTTCACCGCTTAACGAGCTAACAACAGGATTATAAATTGGCCCTGAAACTCAAGTCACATGTTCAAGTTCATGTTGCTTGCTAGATGACATTTTCACAAGACAGTTAAATATTTAGATGTTTTCACTGTGAAATATTTTCTGCCTACACCAAACCAAATGCTTTGTCATAATAACAAGGCACTTTTAGTTTATCAATGTCAATCAtgcttttttaataaatacatttctgtgaagccttttgcttttgttgcttTTACACTCCCACTGTGACGATGCAGTTGTGCCTAATCTGCTGTCTATACAATCGCACTGGGAAAAGATAAAGTGTATAAACTGTAATATTAAGCTCTTAAGGCAAAGTGTTTGCTAATGaatacaatattaataatatactgtattcaATTGTTGTATTGTCACATTCTACCTGCTACAGTCCGTACAGTACAGGGGAAACAGTTCTTGTTGAGGAGGCACCTGATGTTTCTCCACCTTTCACCTAATCTGGGTCATCATGAGACATGCTTATCTCTATTTTATGATGAAGACCCAAAACCTCCACCATTCCTGTCCCTGAGTGGGGCACGCTGGTGTGCAGGAGGTGCCTCTGTAAATGCTTGATCCAATCCTCTTGGACAGACAGAGGTCCCTGGAAGACCAAGTCACAGAATCTGCAATTAGAAAGAAAAGCTCATACAATATATGTAAGTGAAGGTTAGAGGGGCGTGTAGAGCTTCTTATTGTAGGTGCGTGTTGGAAAACCCTGACTTATTCATATATGAGAGGATCAGGCAGGGAATTCTCTCCTGAATAGGTGGCAGCTTCTGCAAAAATGGGCCAGTAAAGGCTAATGTGTTAGTCTGTCAACAGTTTTATACACCACTAGTGTGGCAAGCACTATTTAATTTAAGGCAGTTGAGCACAGACTGGACTGAGTCTTGACAGTTGTCTCTCCCTTTTCACAGTTAAGCCAATTTAGTGGTCTCCCAAGCAGGTTTGGAGCAAACACCTGATCAGCGCCTCCCACAACAACTGAATGCAGCCTGACAAAGAGCAGGCCCGCTCTCCTCTCGTTGCATATGGCGCGCCATCTGGCTCACATCGGAGGTGAATATAAGATGCAAAATTCAACACAATGGATTTGTGCTAAGTGGTCATGGAACTCCTATTTAACAAGATGTCCTTCATATGCACTAATAACTTACGTATACTTGCTGGCAAAATAAAAATTTCCAAGTCAAGCCTTACAGGCTTAATGGTCTCTCTCTCAGAGGAGACATACAAAGATGGGGGTTGGGCTGTACAGGTCAAGAGTGGAGCCCAGATGAGGTCAGACACTTACTCCTCACAACTCAATGTGGGACCGTTCCCATTTCGCATCTTTTAATTTCCAAATTGGTAAAATACCCAGATTCATTCACTATTTAGTGCTGAATATTAGTTATAAGCTGTAAAGAGGCACCACAGGGGACGGCCTCTATGTATAGTGTATGTGTTAAACATGCTTTTTAACACAATCGTTACATGATCTGTAGAAATGACCTAATCCCCCATCCAGAAGACATATTAAAACTTCTGCAGGTGCAGGACATGGGCCGTGATGACCATCCTGCTGGACATCACATGCCTGTCACTCTGTCAATGCCTCAAGGTGCACCTGTTGTCCTGTGGCTGAATTCTTTTAGGCAGAGCATCTGATTGAAACTTTGCTTTTATACTTTCCAGACAAAGACTTTGCACCAGCTTTGTTGACAGACTGTTGGACCTTCCAATTCCACCTGTGTAACAATGAGTAAGACTTTACCTTTTATGACTTTACCTGCAGGTGAGTGTGTATATCTCAGCATTCAAGGAGGGGAGAATCCTCTGCTTAAGCCCAGGCCCTGGTCTTGGTTTCTTTCGTTTATAATCGtagcctgaaaaacaaaacttgtTATCACAGAATATGTGATATAAATAAAGATCACAAAGCCCAAAATGTATTCTAATCTTTCCAGACTCCCGAACGAAAGTGATGCATGGTCAACATTCTTTAGCGTAGTTACAGATTACGAACTGGTAAATTGCTGATAATGCTAAGTCGGTTGGTGTTTCATGAGGAAAGGTTTTGGGTTCATGCTGTAATTTTATTATGAAGCAAAACTGTGAGTCCCAGCGCGATCTAAAGTCTTCTTCcaccttttttttcatttgcagcatCTGATTTGCACTCTCCTGTTTGAAAGTGTTGCTGGTAAAGTTTAACACAATCTTGTGTCTTCAGGGGGGCTATTTTCACATACGGTACACCACCTCATGAGAGTCACAGATGATTCATAACGACATGAGGAAAATCACAGATGTTAGTCCTATGACAGACAAACTGGCAATGATGCATCTGAGCAATTGTTAATATATACTCTGTGGAATGTGCAGGTGTTTCATCTCTGAAGATCTATCAGAATAAAAATTATTAATGTTGAATAATAAATATCAATCAAAGCTCACAATGTGTTAAATGTTCTAAATTGTCAACAACACAATAGAAATGAAAAAGTGCACAATCACAGTGTTATTAGCGTGAACATTGTGGTGGTGTATTTGAAGAGAGACCCCACAAAGAATAATTCAAATGTAAAGGTTTGGCAGCGTCTTTCTTGGAACTTTACTGAGAGGCTGCTTTGGGCAGACATTAAACACAATAGTGTAAACAAGGACGGTGGCCTCACAACTCAGCATCAAGGGGCCTCATCGTCGTTTAATGTGAGCTTCAAAAGCATGAATGATTGCTGCGTCATTAAGATTCTGCGGCATGGAGGTTATGTACAGATTCTGTGATGCAATACTGCAATACTCATTTAGATCAAACCTAATTTTCTCTCCTGGAAATCTATGAAAGCCTGCCAATACAATTTTAGCTCTAACTCTCAGATAAAACTTGTGTGACAGGTGACAGGAGGTTGGTCTTGTAGGACACACAGATAACCATGAACTAGAAGCAGAATTATGAacaattattgtaattatttccTCAGGGCTCACGTGAACTTTTGGTTTGGTTAAAAGAACCTGCACATGATGTGTCTTCACGTCGTGCTTTGTTTCAGCTAATGCCCCAAAACACGCAGTTTTTACCGTATAAGATTCTTCTCTGCTCACGAAGGAATAAGATCATATAAAATCATAACCAAAGAAACAGTAACCAATGAAACAGAAAAAGTAGAAGATCACCTCATAAGCTTTAGAAAGATATGAATAATGGGCTAAAACATGCAAAAATCAACTATGATTATGATGGGATGGTCTGAACCACCACAGACTGTACCACGGGTCCAGTTTTGTTCCTCACCTCCCATTTTATTCTCCTCCCTGTACTCTTTGGTCATATCACAGACTTTCCTGCGTTGGTTGCTGGTTGCTGTGAGCTCCACGCAGCCCTGTCTCATCTTGAGAAGTTCAACTAAAGTGCTTGAAGAGGCCTTGGGGCATGTTTGTGCTTCTACCTGTAGCCTCCGCCTCTCTGAAAtggcctctgcctcctgcttcgATGCAAAGCTGTCAAATACGGGATACGGATTCCCGAGCCCAAACTGAGCTTTTACTGGGACTCCAGCATGGACCTGGAAGTAGCCGTTGCTGCTGATAAACCTCTGAGACACCAAGAGACACGGAGGGAACGGACTCTGAAGGATGGTCTGATTCGCTTTACTCTCGTCCCGCAGCAGTTCGTTTATGAGGCCCAGCGGGGACTTAGCGGTGCCGGTCACACTTCCACCTATTCGCTTCAGGTGTCCCCTCACATGGTTGGAGAGGCCGGTTTTAGTATCAAACCAAAGGCGACACAGGGGGCAGGGGTACTCTCTCTGGTCCTCTGGCTTGACAACTGTAACATAAAGTTAGTAATAGTTCATCAtgtgatacagtatgtatgcATTTGACTTGTAACCTTACattatgttaaatgttaaattactgcaattaaaaaaaaaaatctctatAGAAACTCAAACAACTGATCAGTATAATTGAAAGTATAATGATTGTTTagcagtataataataataatgcaatatTTCTGCCTATACATTATGTATGATGTTGTGATGAGGGTGAAGAGcaaagtgacctttgaccttaaacACGGATTTGGAGAGTGATCAGGCCCCAGTTATAGCGTttcatgtttaaatgttgtCCCATGTCCAGGATAAGCGTGTGGATGCTTTTATGTCGTAGCAAACAGACGTTGCCTGTTTCTTtgagggaaaacagagcagagctgcatacATCAAATCACTTTGGTTCAAAATCTAAAGGTCTGATGTGCTGAAGGGTCTAGCaaacctacagtatactgtaagtAGCTAACTACTCAAGTGTATGCAGACAAATCTCTGGGCTCCATGTTAGCGTACCTTTTCTCACTCTGGTTGCACCACACATCCCCCTTCGGGTCCGTGGCTGATGGTCCCCCAAAGCCACTTGCTTCGGCGAGACCAGGTGCCGAGCGTTGTAGGACAGGCCCACGCGATGGAGGTGTCCTCGCACATGATTAGACAGACCCACCCCGGACTTGAAGACTGCGGGGCAGTACGGACAGGGCTTGTGTTCCACAGCTCGCGTGGTGAGAACTTCAAAGCTGTCACTTGTGGACGTGCGAGGGGGGTCCGGGGAATCCTCGCACACTGTTGCTTCAATGTACTCCTCCTTGATTATGAGTTGCTCTATGTCACTGCAGTCTTCATCTCCATCGTCTTCATCCTTGAGTGCATGTGGGCTTTGGTCTTTCCCTGCaaacctctgcctctctctgtgaTACCCTCGAGCAAAGTGATTCCTTTCATTCTTGATGCTCTCCAAGACGCTGCCTGTAGCTTCACTGGTGTCCTTACTGAAGTTGCTGCTGCCCCCATAGCCTTTCTCTAACTCCCTAACTGCAGACTCTTTCTTAAGCCTCTTTCTGTGCTTTGGCAATATATTAGCATTCACACTGTCAATAGTGTTACGCAGAGGTGTTGACACTTTATTCATTGATGGCGAACGCTGCTTTCCTTGCACTCGTAAAGTCTCGCTGGCAGGGTCGTTCTTGCTAGCCCGAAAGAACATCTGGTCTAATTTAAGACTTCTAGCTGATAGTAGAAAACCTGTGGTTGGAGCACGGTTTGCCTGCTTTGGGCTGCCAAAAGCCCCGCAGCCATTGTTCGCAGCGTCTTCTTCCACACAGGTGAGATCGGTTGCCTCGTCTAATTTTTCTGCGGGTTGCAGGAGTAATTTTCGATGCTTGTCGATCTTCCACAAAGACGGCAGCGCTGTGTTTTTGGTGCAGCCAACGTGGCACCGAAACTGAGGAGGATTCGCAGTTCTGTCCTCTTGGACGCACGTGACCctgtttttgctgcagctgatggggAATGAAGCCGCCTTCTCGAAAGTTGgcactggtttaactggtccagGAGTTTTGATTTGGTCAGAAGGCGTTTTATAATCGCCGCAGCCTGGATGCCTCTCCAGTGCTAGTCTGTCTGTGCCAGTTAGGAAGTCCACATTGCATTCGAATGGAGCCTCTGCATCATTAGCTTGAGTCATCCTTCTGGGCTGAGGCGGCTGTGCGCCGAGGTGTGCCAAACGGAAGTGCGCTTCAAGTGCCTCCTGCGTCAGTGTAACGTAATTACACTCCTCGCAGAAGTAGTAGTGCTTCAGATTATCGTGTGTTTTTGCATGCTGGACTAATATCTTGGAGCAGTTGCAGCCATTGACGTACTGCGGACGCTGCAGCGCGGTGGCACCGGCTCTACGACCACTGCTACATGTACGTCTTTGCAGCCTGTCTCGGTGAATAATAATGTGCTTGGAAAGGGAGTAGCTATCACAGAACAAACGCCCACATTCCCTGCAGGTAAAGGGCTGGGACTCTCTCCTACTGTTCAGCTGATAATGCCTGCTTAAATGGTGCATCATATGTCTTTTGTCCTTGAACTGAACACGGCATGTTGTGCAGGAGAAGAGAAGCGGTGGCTCCGTCGCTTCCACTTTTGGACCAACGCTGTCTTCGTCTTCGGGGCCATTCGGCTCATGAAGGCCTTTGTGTGCAGCGGACACATTGTTCCTAGAGAGGTGTTTGAACAGCGCAACAGAATGCTTCAGATCAGCCTGTGGACCCAAAGAACTCTCTCTGTTGGCGGCATCAACAGTTTCATCATCATTACCAGTGCAGAAAAGTGCATTTAGGTGATTTAAGTTGCTTTTAACCTTTTCAACACAGCCTGGCGTGTTTTCCATGAGTGCATTGGATCTTTGGTGCCTCCCTTCGGTCTCCAGCCCACTGTCACCGTGCAACACATCCTCGCCTGCTGAATCCCATCTGATTACTTCAGCATCCTGATAATCACGCGAGGAGCGTTCTGACCATCCTACGCCCTGTCgagatgttgtttttattgtccgTTTCCTCTGAGGTTGGCTGAGGTGCATTCGCTCCGCACTTTCACCTGACAGTGTGGAATAGGCCAGTTTAGACTCATTCTCCTCCAAGTGAGACAGTGGCGCGTTGACACCTGGCTGTGTGGCCGGTGTTTTTACAGCGGGGCCCGCTGTGTTCTTCCAAGCGTCTGATTGAAGCTCACTAGGTGGTCGTAACACCTCGAGGCTTGTGTCCTTCTCCGCCTGCCACGCGGCATCCAGGACATTGTTGGATAAAACAGTGCCTTTGTTCAGGACACAGTGTACCTCTGAGGTGGGGTGTGAACCAGGTCCATTAACAAGTGCTCCTGAAGGCAATGAATTGCCTGCATGGGGAACAGCGGGGACACTGCTGTATACAAATGGATTCGGCTGGGTTCCATTTAAAGGGTTTTCGTGTTCATCTGAGGACAGACCTGCAGCATTGTTCTTCAGGGAGAATGTGTGACTCTGTAATGGCTCCTGAATACGACCTGGGCTGTCAGACACaatttctctgtctttgtcctcATGTGTCTTTAGCTTCAGATCCGACATAGCGCCAATACtttctgaaatattaaaaatatcatGAATTATTAGCTGTAGTGAATTCTTCTAATGATTTCAAGCATTAGCCAGATAAGGCATGCAAGGGCAGTATTAAACCATCTAAGGGAAACAGGGacctgtaaattaaaaaaatgaaacacagcagttataataattttttttttcattcacacTGACAGTGTGGTTCTGTTAAAAAATAGTTTTTGGGCTATTCCCACAGCTTCCCAAAATGAGCGTGGTATTATTCTGTGCCGCATTATGATTCCCCAACACCCTCTTTCGCCACCTCTATTCATAACAAACCCTGCTGTTAGCCCTGAATACCCTGGCGAGGATGCTTAATTACGTGAGCGTACCTCTGGGATACAACCTTCCTGCTTCTCCACCCAAAGTTCTCAGTCGTCTGCTAAAATTGACCAATTTCCATGGGAACAAAGTACACCTCCAATGAGATCATATTGCGTCTTATCACTCTGTGATGGTGCCAAAACAGATCCCAGCATGAGACTGTTGTTACTTGAATCCTGACAAATTGGCAGCCAGACAATCtgtctaaaacacaaacacagacccacacaaagaaaacatcaCTTTTGCACATACACATGGACGAGCGCAGTAATCTTTCAAAGAAAGGTTTTATTGAAGTCACAGTTGAACTCAATTAATTTATTGGAACAACAAAGTGAACAGTAGAAATTTTAAATGCGTATGTGTACATTTTATCACAGATTACACTGTGCTGTCCAAAGCTGGATTCGTTTAGGATGAAAGCTCTGTGGATTTGACATCCAGGGCTGGTCGCTCTCTACAGGAAGCAGCATTGCTAACGAAGTGGTAAATTCAGTGTTAATGAGTGGCTTCACTGTTACCACCTCAGAGGTAAAACCTTCCAAGCTCCATATTTTCCCCATCTGTTGTGGTGTGAGAGGTTCGAAGAGGGAACAGACGCTCTAAATTTAAAGCAAACTTCGATGTTACCCCCAAACGGCGGGGTGGCGAAGCCATCAAAATGCTTTGGTTCAAAATGTGCAAGCCTCATTAGCAGTTAGCGCATGCGACTCGcccatctctctctttctgttcgtgtgtgtgtacatcacGCACATCATTTTAAAACATCTTGATTGCTTTATATTGTAAATGTTGTAAGGCTGACCTTACCAGGCCTGAAGCTGTTTACAGACAGAGCTTTAATACAGTCAAGATGATATGATCAtatactatttttttttttactctgaaTTTTCACTTTGGCAAATGAGACTTAAAGGTATCTTCACTATCACATTCTGAAGACTCAAACTAGAagttaaaatgtctttttgctaCGTATTGAGATTTCCTCAACCCAATTAGGATTTAAGAGGACCTAAGATGCAATAAATTATTATAAGGCAGCACTGTGCTGCGCATGTCAATTCTGCAGCCTATAGGGGAGAATTGGAAATAATTTACCTCGAGTGGATAAAATATTAGAAACAACCAGCAACACATTATTACATCAATAACTTATTAGCAGGATGAAAGTTTGATAAATTCTGTCAAGCTATTTATTGGAATTTAATACCTTTAAAATCGTGTAATATTTTTGTTGATGCTGTTGAAAAGGTGTTAAttcttctgttgtttaattGGCATGTGCCACATGTTGGTAGGCTGATGTACCGtatgatatacagtacacagacaGTTCCTTTACACATACACATCTGCCCACCTCTTACACCTCAAGTCAGTGGAGTGGAAAAACACCAGCATGTATGACATGGTGAATATTATAAGCTACTGTGGATGGGATGTATCACAGGGATGTTTATCTGGGTGGTACCCAACAAAGTGGAAAATCACAACAATAAAGGGTttaatttttactttattaacaGTGACGTCGACCCAGAGCGCGAGTTGGAAGTGCTCTCCTGCAGCGGGCTCTCATAGTCGGTGGGCTGGGAAGCGTGCCATGTATTTACATCAGTGAGGCTTTGAGTCTGGCTCACAACTTCAGCTCATGTCATGCCCTATTCTTTTTCATCTTCCTGCCATTCTCCACGCTGCACAATTTAATTACAAGAAAATGCTATAACATTCTCCTGGATTTTTGATTTCCTGACTTATTTTTTGTAGCTGTGCAGGTTGGGATACAACACTACATGGTTTTCTTGGCAATGTAAAAAAGCTTGTGCAAATGAGAAAATTTAAACTAGAGTCAACAACCGGAGTGGCATGAGTTTAGGGGTCAAGTGTTATTGTAAGACCTGTCAATGCAATGTTCTTTTCCACATTTCAAGGCCATTGCAGCTACAAGGGTCCAGTAAGAGACTCTGGGCTTTGGACAAACAAGACATTTGAAGCTGTCACTTTGAGCTTGGGAAATGTTTGACAGGTGCTTTTCACCATTTCTGATGATGTCTAGATattgatattaaaaaaaacaaaaaaacaatccaCAGTTATAGAAGGTAGAGGCAATTGTTAGCTGCTCCTGTTAGCCATCCCAATAGATGCTCCCTGTGATCCATGAACAAACACTCACAGTCACATTTTCCAGGAACAAAAGTTTAATTGCAGCAGGACAACACACTGATTGAGCAGTTTGGCCCCGCAGGCTTTACGAGTGTGAACGTCTAAGCAAATTTGTTTAGCTGAAGACCCGGGCTGGCAGCACCATGGAGACGGTGCTGGAGACCAACTGGGACCAGTCAGCCAAACGATTTCAACTGCTGGAGCTGTCTGTACAGATCAACGGCAAACATTCTATTCCTCTGCCATTGCCTTTGCTGAGGAGATGTCAAAACAAGAGGGAACAGTCCCTCAAGTGCAGCACTACACAACTTCCTAAGCTAATGGGATCTATTGATTTATTTGACACAACGTGAATTTATGAAGCGGCCTCTTTAGAGTGAGAGTTTCAAAGTGTggctcaaaacaaacacaatgagaTTCTGCTTGACACTCCAGTAATCCTGAGGTGACTACAGTGAAGATAGTGAAGATAAAAAACATCTTAGCCCTGCAGTTACTACCCAACTCTCAAACAGCAGAAAAGCAGTAATTAGTAGGACACTACAAGTCAAATGTCACCCTCCCATGTGACTAACTGGCTTATTGAGCAGAAGAACGTGAAGCTTAAAAAAAGATTCACAGTATAAAACAGACATTTCTTTCACTTGCAcaggagaagacagagagcaCAGCTTCAGACGCGGTCTTTGTCTGGATTACGTACACTCTTATCCCAACGAAATCTAGTCACCCAAAGGTCATTTCCATAATAATGGCCTCCATTCTCCCTAATGGGATTGTGAATGTGATTATGTATGCCAGCATCTTGTGCAGACACTATCAGCCCTGTCATCTTGAATTGCGCAAATGTAATTACACAAAGCCCTTTGATACCTAAACAATGTAATTTACTGCTTGAGTGAAAATTCATGCTGGAGCTATAGGAGTGAAATAATACACCAAAAAAAAAGTATGAGCGCTATAGGTACCATAGGTGGCTCCGTATAGTAGGAAAGATATAAATGCTAATGTGCATTTTAATAACAGGAGAATCAGTGTATTTCAGGGAGAGTTAAGAAATAACTCTCAAAGTAGAAGTGGTTACTTCAAAGAATAGATTAGACATctaatcatatatatatatatatatatatatatatatatatatatatatatatatatatatatatatatatatatatatatatatatatatatatatatatgtatatactacATACTTTAGTCTTATACTTTGCCAAGAGATGGGTTATCATATGGCAAAGCTCAAGTCTGTGTATTAAATATGAAACTACAGCCAGCAGCTCATCTTAGCCAGGCGTATGTAGACAGGACTTGACTGgccaaaaatcaaaacaataaaCTGCTATTTCCTTAAAACCTTGGACCATAGCTGCGTTCCAGCCGCTCTAACACAGACTTGGTGCATTTCGGCTTGGTCTACCACGGCAGCTTTCTGTGTGCTGTGGTGGGCTGGTCCACATGTGCCCGCTCCAGTGAACTCAAGTGTTGCGATACTTTCTCATATCTTACAGTAGCTTATTGTAGCATTAAAAATAAACCGCACACAAGCTGCTTCCACGTTCAGCCTCCAGCTGAAGCTTCATATTTAGTGGACCTACACCGTTGGGTGTAATTAATGCCGTCagtcttttgttttaattaagcGGACGTAGTATATAAGCTGTTGTGCTATACGGGGAGGAAGGTGTAATAAATAGACATTACAAGAAAGCCTCGTACATTTTGTAGAGATGCAAGAACTAGAAAGAGACTAGCAGAAAAAAAGAGGGCCAAA from Betta splendens chromosome 4, fBetSpl5.4, whole genome shotgun sequence includes:
- the znf644b gene encoding zinc finger protein 644 isoform X1, whose amino-acid sequence is MSDLKLKTHEDKDREIVSDSPGRIQEPLQSHTFSLKNNAAGLSSDEHENPLNGTQPNPFVYSSVPAVPHAGNSLPSGALVNGPGSHPTSEVHCVLNKGTVLSNNVLDAAWQAEKDTSLEVLRPPSELQSDAWKNTAGPAVKTPATQPGVNAPLSHLEENESKLAYSTLSGESAERMHLSQPQRKRTIKTTSRQGVGWSERSSRDYQDAEVIRWDSAGEDVLHGDSGLETEGRHQRSNALMENTPGCVEKVKSNLNHLNALFCTGNDDETVDAANRESSLGPQADLKHSVALFKHLSRNNVSAAHKGLHEPNGPEDEDSVGPKVEATEPPLLFSCTTCRVQFKDKRHMMHHLSRHYQLNSRRESQPFTCRECGRLFCDSYSLSKHIIIHRDRLQRRTCSSGRRAGATALQRPQYVNGCNCSKILVQHAKTHDNLKHYYFCEECNYVTLTQEALEAHFRLAHLGAQPPQPRRMTQANDAEAPFECNVDFLTGTDRLALERHPGCGDYKTPSDQIKTPGPVKPVPTFEKAASFPISCSKNRVTCVQEDRTANPPQFRCHVGCTKNTALPSLWKIDKHRKLLLQPAEKLDEATDLTCVEEDAANNGCGAFGSPKQANRAPTTGFLLSARSLKLDQMFFRASKNDPASETLRVQGKQRSPSMNKVSTPLRNTIDSVNANILPKHRKRLKKESAVRELEKGYGGSSNFSKDTSEATGSVLESIKNERNHFARGYHRERQRFAGKDQSPHALKDEDDGDEDCSDIEQLIIKEEYIEATVCEDSPDPPRTSTSDSFEVLTTRAVEHKPCPYCPAVFKSGVGLSNHVRGHLHRVGLSYNARHLVSPKQVALGDHQPRTRRGMCGATRVRKVVKPEDQREYPCPLCRLWFDTKTGLSNHVRGHLKRIGGSVTGTAKSPLGLINELLRDESKANQTILQSPFPPCLLVSQRFISSNGYFQVHAGVPVKAQFGLGNPYPVFDSFASKQEAEAISERRRLQVEAQTCPKASSSTLVELLKMRQGCVELTATSNQRRKVCDMTKEYREENKMGGYDYKRKKPRPGPGLKQRILPSLNAEIYTLTCRFCDLVFQGPLSVQEDWIKHLQRHLLHTSVPHSGTGMVEVLGLHHKIEISMSHDDPD
- the znf644b gene encoding zinc finger protein 644 isoform X2, producing MSDLKLKTHEDKDREIVSDSPGRIQEPLQSHTFSLKNNAAGLSSDEHENPLNGTQPNPFVYSSVPAVPHAGNSLPSGALVNGPGSHPTSEVHCVLNKGTVLSNNVLDAAWQAEKDTSLEVLRPPSELQSDAWKNTAGPAVKTPATQPGVNAPLSHLEENESKLAYSTLSGESAERMHLSQPQRKRTIKTTSRQGVGWSERSSRDYQDAEVIRWDSAGEDVLHGDSGLETEGRHQRSNALMENTPGCVEKVKSNLNHLNALFCTGNDDETVDAANRESSLGPQADLKHSVALFKHLSRNNVSAAHKGLHEPNGPEDEDSVGPKVEATEPPLLFSCTTCRVQFKDKRHMMHHLSRHYQLNSRRESQPFTCRECGRLFCDSYSLSKHIIIHRDRLQRRTCSSGRRAGATALQRPQYVNGCNCSKILVQHAKTHDNLKHYYFCEECNYVTLTQEALEAHFRLAHLGAQPPQPRRMTQANDAEAPFECNVDFLTGTDRLALERHPGCGDYKTPSDQIKTPGPVKPVPTFEKAASFPISCSKNRVTCVQEDRTANPPQFRCHVGCTKNTALPSLWKIDKHRKLLLQPAEKLDEATDLTCVEEDAANNGCGAFGSPKQANRAPTTGFLLSARSLKLDQMFFRASKNDPASETLRVQGKQRSPSMNKVSTPLRNTIDSVNANILPKHRKRLKKESAVRELEKGYGGSSNFSKDTSEATGSVLESIKNERNHFARGYHRERQRFAGKDQSPHALKDEDDGDEDCSDIEQLIIKEEYIEATVCEDSPDPPRTSTSDSFEVLTTRAVEHKPCPYCPAVFKSGVGLSNHVRGHLHRVGLSYNARHLVSPKQVALGDHQPRTRRGMCGATRVRKVVKPEDQREYPCPLCRLWFDTKTGLSNHVRGHLKRIGGSVTGTAKSPLGLINELLRDESKANQTILQSPFPPCLLVSQRFISSNGYFQVHAGVPVKAQFGLGNPYPVFDSFASKQEAEAISERRRLQVEAQTCPKASSSTLVELLKMRQGCVELTATSNQRRKVCDMTKEYREENKMGGYDYKRKKPRPGPGLKQRILPSLNAEIYTLTCRDLCLSKRIGSSIYRGTSCTPACPTQGQEWWRFWVFIIK